In Zygosaccharomyces rouxii strain CBS732 chromosome D complete sequence, one DNA window encodes the following:
- the RHO1 gene encoding Rho family GTPase RHO1 (similar to uniprot|P06780 Saccharomyces cerevisiae YPR165W RHO1 GTP-binding protein of the rho subfamily of Ras-like proteins involved in establishment of cell polarity regulates protein kinase C (Pkc1p) and the cell wall synthesizing enzyme 1 3-beta-glucan synthase (Fks1p and Gsc2p)) gives MSMSNLPGAAGTQSVRRKLVIVGDGACGKTSLLIVFAKGKFPEVYVPTVFDNYVADVEVDGRHVELALWDTAGQEDYDRLRPLSYPDSNVVLVCYSVDLPDSLDNVMEKWVSEVLHFCQGVPFVLVGCKADLRDDPRIVESLREAGQEPVSHATGQNAAETMGAVSFCECSAKTGMGVREVFEAATRASLMGKQNNKKSKKEQKQMAKKEQKKKKKCVIL, from the coding sequence ATGAGTATGAGCAATCTACCAGGAGCAGCAGGTACACAAAGTGTACGTCGTAAGTTGGTTATTGTCGGTGACGGTGCTTGTGGTAAAACAAGTCTTCTAATCGTTTTTGCTAAGGGTAAATTTCCTGAAGTTTATGTACCAACAGTGTTCGATAATTATGTGGCAGATGTCGAAGTTGACGGTAGACATGTGGAATTGGCACTTTGGGATACTGCAGGCCAAGAAGATTACGACCGACTGAGACCACTTTCGTATCCTGATTCCAATGTGGTTTTAGTTTGTTACTCTGTTGATTTGCCCGATTCACTTGATAATGTCATGGAGAAATGGGTTAGTGAAGTGTTACACTTCTGTCAAGGTGTACCATTTGTCTTGGTCGGTTGTAAGGCAGATTTGAGGGATGATCCAAGAATTGTCGAAAGTTTGAGAGAAGCTGGTCAGGAACCAGTCTCTCATGCAACGGGTCAAAATGCTGCTGAAACCATGGGTGCCGTGAGCTTCTGTGAGTGTAGTGCAAAGACCGGTATGGGGGTTAGAGAAGTGTTCGAAGCTGCTACTAGGGCAAGTTTAATGGGTAAGCAAAATAATAAGAAGTCGAAGAAGGAACAGAAACAGATGGCTAAGAAGgaacagaagaagaagaagaaatgtgTAATCTTATGA